The nucleotide sequence TGCTCCGCCGGGTGAATGGCCGTCACTAGAGCTTGTAGTACGGCAGTAGGTCGTTGGCCCGCTGCAGGTTGGTGGCCATGCAGTCGACTTCGGGGTTGGAGTAGACCGTCGAGTAGAACAGCGCCTGCTGGATCAGGCCGTAGCTGGTCTTGAACGCCACCATGCAGGACTGGAACCAGAAGCTGTTGTGGTAGGTCGGCTTCATCACCCAGTACTGGGCGGCGCGGTGCCCGCCGATATCGGTCTCGACGGCGTCGGGCGGCAGGCTGGCCGCGTAGGTGCGCCAGACGATCGGCTCGACGGCCAGCTGATAGTTGCCCGCGTCGAAGTGGCAGCGCAGGCCCTCCTCGTGCTCGGGCGGGGTGAACGCCAGGCCGAGGCGCTGCAGCACGTCGAAGGGGATGTCCTCGCACGCGTCGAACGGCCGCGGGTCGGTGGTGGCCACGATCGGGCTTTTCATCGTCGTTTCCGGCGCCAGCGGCAGGGCGGTCGATCGCAGCTGAACGGT is from Mycobacterium conspicuum and encodes:
- a CDS encoding DUF3558 domain-containing protein yields the protein MVTRLRLIGAFCALLTAVIGGTLGARGAPAGGGTVQLRSTALPLAPETTMKSPIVATTDPRPFDACEDIPFDVLQRLGLAFTPPEHEEGLRCHFDAGNYQLAVEPIVWRTYAASLPPDAVETDIGGHRAAQYWVMKPTYHNSFWFQSCMVAFKTSYGLIQQALFYSTVYSNPEVDCMATNLQRANDLLPYYKL